The Vulpes lagopus strain Blue_001 chromosome 6, ASM1834538v1, whole genome shotgun sequence genome has a segment encoding these proteins:
- the LOC121493944 gene encoding 60S ribosomal protein L39-like, giving the protein MSSHKTFRIKRFLAKKQKQNRPIPQWIWMKTGNKIRYNSKRRHWRRTKLGL; this is encoded by the coding sequence ATGTCTTCTCACAAGACTTTCAGAATCAAGCGATTCCtagccaagaaacaaaagcagaatcgtCCTATTCCCCAGTGGATTTGGATGAAAACAGGTAATAAAATCAGGTACAACTCCAAGAGGAGACACTGGAGAAGAACCAAGCTGGGTCTATGA